One segment of Antennarius striatus isolate MH-2024 chromosome 5, ASM4005453v1, whole genome shotgun sequence DNA contains the following:
- the dock3 gene encoding dedicator of cytokinesis protein 3 isoform X7, translating to MWTPTEEKIGVVICSFRGSVVQGLVLELGETVQILEKCEGWYRGFSTRRPNVKGVFPVTYVHLKKAVVTNRGPHEVVTPLEDPIAAEVTSTLQEWAVLWKQLYVKHKVELFYKLRHVMLELLDLRRQLLSGHMTHDQNRDVRRHLTLRLDWGNEHLGLDLVPRKEFETVDEDQISVSELYKMHLSSRHNVQQTTAQGDANRLRPGEPSRVPVGHHLLVNLKNFTCNSVGEDTDIFFSLYDLREGRTISEKFMVRLNKNGGPKNPEKVERLCALFTDLSNRDMKRDLYIVSQVIRTGRMLLNDSRKGPPQVQYRRPYGCAVLAMSDVLQTISELKEEKDFVLKVYTCNNESEWHQIHENIIRRSSTKYTAPSTSYGLIISLQLLRGDLEQVRREHPLVFSRGVAPTRKMGFPDVIVPGDVRNDLYLTLERGDFERGGKSVQKNVEVTVFVLDAGGGVLQDCISLGSGEPPLQEHRSFVLYHNNSPRWGEVLKLPIPIDRFRGAHLRFEFRHCSTKDRGEKKLFGFSFTPLMRDDGTTLSDQSHELHVYKCDESATFSSHALYLGLPCCKDDTSCPSAPPGPVFQRSTKETFWISTQLSSTKLTQNVDLLALLKWKAHPDRVLDILGCLRHVSGEEIVKFLQDILDTLFSILDDNTEKFGPLVFQLLVFIINLLRDSKYHHFRPVMDTYIQKHFAGALAYKELIRCLRWYMDRSAEVVRQDHIQEAMRALEYLFKFIVRSRILYSRATGGLEEDQFRTSIQELFQSIRFVLILDSRGSEALIFTQGPQPCPGTNQAPSPGIGPAAPRALAPAPGPAPVPGQVPGGGATCLQAGGAGAPRPSPLSAALLNSFPAIFDELLQMFTVQEVAQLVRGTLGSLPSTVHMGQSMDLVKLQAIARTVDSKLFSLPESRRTLLPVVLHHLHLHLRQQKELLVCSGILSSIFSIIRTSAMGEYVSCLLSLLRQMTDVHFQHLMENFQSKEELKEFLLKILCVFRNLMKLSIFPRDWNVMRLLTSNIILTTAQFLSPALHKNFSETDFDFKVWNSYFSLAVLYINQPSLQLENLSATKRKKVLDKYGDMRVMMTYDLFSMWQNLGENKIHFIPGMIGPFLGVTLVPQLEVRNIMIPIFHDMMDWEQRKNGNFKQVEAELIDKLDSLVSEGKGDENYRELFGLLTQLFGPYPSLLEKIEQETWRETGTSFVTSVTRLMERLLDYRDCMKGDETENKKMGCTVNLLNFYKSEINKEEMYIRYIHKLCDMHLQADNYTEAAFTLLLYWELLAWEQRPLKDLLHYPAQSEWHRKEGLSRKVIHYFNKGKCWELGVPLCRDLAFQYESQYDYQSLSWIRKMEASYYDHILEQQRLEPEFFRVGFYGRKFPFFLRNKEFVCRGHDYERLEAFQQRMLGEFPQAIAMQHPNQPDEAILQCDAQYLQIYAVTPVPEGVGVLQMDRVADRIKSFYRVNNVRRFRYDRPFHKGPKDRDNEFKSLWIERTTLTLTRPLPGISRWFEVDKKEVVEVSPLENAVSVVENKNQELRTLIGQYQHKQLQGNINLLSMTLNGVVDAAVNGGVARYQEAFFDKDFISSHPEDTEKITQLKDLMQEQVHILGVGLAVHEQLVHPEMRPLHKKLVDQFQMMRSSFCHGLPALDRVAPRGMLGPPGPMSPESFKFLHRHSPVALWTPVRPPSSCVSSEVTMGGLLILSDGVMMETPDDFYRMQVNASPSSSSLSSTHSAPSQMMSSAPSTIRVGSPSLPDRYRHTRETLMLLPPQRERPSSAMYDNGQPMNFQRALFHQVIGPCKPCSDPNLSVAEKVLTTPSSWSLDSGTREALPFLSAHVGGVMAPPVPPRNLPHGQLLSMHFDAVQQQLSDLPPALPARSLRKPPLLPIPASPTSPSILDGSSSTLSGSASSGVSSLSDPPASHTDTLESPPSSQAWTTDQEDPLYQPVRYSPPEGAPPCPSQSTGCVAPPLAGGPPPAPGLDGLPPHHHHFHPHYLPHHPPLYHLHEPPPALPPKPYPREGCIPEEDPQSAPPPPVPRPMPHSIYQPIMAPPREEHAKVAWVHGMGGE from the exons ATGTGGACCCCAACGGAGGAGAAGATAGGAGTGG TGATCTGCAGCTTCCGGGGTTCGGTGGTCCAGGGTCTGGTCCTGGAGCTGGGGGAGACCGTCCAGATTCTGGAGAAATGTGAAG GTTGGTACCGAGGGTTCTCCACCCGCAGGCCAAACGTCAAG GGCGTGTTCCCCGTGACCTACGTCCACCTGAAGAAGGCTGTCGTCACCAACCGGGG gcCCCATGAGGTCGTGACCCCCCTGGAGGACCCCATCGCCGCCGAGGTGACGTCCACGCTGCAGGAGTGGGCGGTTCTGTGGAAGCAGCTCTAtgtg AAACACAAGGTGGAGCTGTTCTACAAGCTGCGTCACGtgatgctggagctgctggacctCAGGAGGCAGCTGCtgtcaggtcacatgacccacgaCCAGAACCGGGACGTCAGGAGACACCTGACCCTCAGGCTGGACTGGGGCAACGA ACATCTGGGTCTGGATCTGGTTCCCCGGAAGGAGTTTGAGACGGTGGATGAAGACCAGATCAGCGTGTCGGAGCTCTACAAGATG cacCTGTCCAGCAGACACAACGTCCAGCAGACCACCGCCCAG GGCGACGCAAACCGGCTGCGCCCCGGGGAGCCCAGCCGGGTGCCGGTAGGACACCACCTGTTGGTCAACCTGAAGAACTTCACCTGCAACAGCGTGGGGGAGGACACCGacatcttcttctctctgtaCGACCTGAGGGAGGGCAGGACCATCAG tgAGAAGTTCATGGTGAGACTGAACAAGAACGGGGGCCCCAAGAACCCCGAGAAGGTGGAGCGGCTGTGTGCCCTGTTCACG GACCTGAGCAACAGGGACATGAAGCGTGACCTCTACATCGTGTCCCAGGTCATCAGAACAG GCCGGATGCTGCTGAACGACAGCAGGAAGGGCCCCCCCCAGGTGCAGTACCGGCGGCCCTACGGCTGCGCGGTGCTGGCCATGAGCGATGTGCTGCAGACCATCTCcgagctgaaggaggagaaggacttCGTGCTGAAGGTCTACAC GTGTAACAACGAGAGCGAGTGGCACCAGATCCACGAGAACATCATCCGCAGGTCCAGCACCAAGTACACGGCCCCCAGCACCTCCTACG GTCTGATCATCTCGCTGCAGCTGCTGAGGGGCGACCTGGAGCAGGTGCGGCGCGAGCACCCGCTGGTGTTCAGCCGGGGCGTGGCCCCCACCCGCAAGATGGGCTTCCCCGACGTCATCGTGCCAG GTGACGTGCGTAACGACCTCTACCTGACCCTGGAGCGGGGCGACTTCGAGCGGGGGGGCAAGAGCGTCCAGAAGAACGTGGAGGTCACCGTCTTTGTCCTGGATGCCGGCGGGGGGGTCCTGcag gaCTGCATCAGTCTAGGCTCAGGGGAGCCCCCCCTCCAGGAGCACCGCTCCTTCGTCCTGTACCACAACAACAGCCCCCGCTGGGGCGAAGTCCTCAAGCTGCCCATCCCCATTGACCGCTTCAGGGGGGCGCACCTGCGCTTCGAGTTCAGACACTGCTCCA cTAAGGACCGGGGGGAGAAGAAGCTGTTTGGTTTCTCCTTCACGCCGCTGATGAGGGACGACGGGACCACGCTGTCAGACCAGAGCCACGAGCTGCACGTGTACAAG TGTGACGAGAGCGCCACCTTCAGTAGCCACGCCCTCTACCTGGGCCTCCCCTGCTGTAAGGACGACACCAGCTGCCCCAGCGCCCCCCCTGGGCCCGTGTTCCAGCGCAGCACCAAGGAGACCTTCTGGATCTCCACCCAGCTGTCCTCCACCAAGCTCACGCAGAACG TGGACCTGCTGGCCCTGCTGAAGTGGAAGGCCCACCCGGACCGGGTCCTGGACATCCTGGGATGCCTGAGACACGTCAGCGGGGAGGAGATCGTCAAG tttCTCCAGGACATTCTGGACACACTCTTCTCCATCCTGGACGACAACACGGAGAAGTTTGGACCTCTGGTGTTCCAGCTACTG gtGTTCATCATCAACCTGCTCAGGGACAGTAAATATCACCACTTCAGGCCTGTGATGGACACCTACATCCAGAAACACTTCGCTGGAGCGTTAGCTTACAA GGAGCTGATTCGCTGTCTGAGGTGGTACATGGACCGGTCTGCAGAGGTGGTGCGACAGGACCACATTCAGGAAGCAATGAGG GCTCTGGAGTACCTGTTCAAGTTCATCGTGCGGTCGCGGATCCTTTACTCGCGCGCCACCGGCGGGTTGGAGGAGGACCAGTTCCGCACCAGCATTCAGGAACTCTTCCAGTCCATCCGCTTCGTCCTCATCCTGGACAGCCGCGGCTCGGAGGCCCTCATCTTTACACAG GGCCCCCAGCCTTGTCCAGGCACAAACCAAGCCCCGAGCCCTGGCATTGGGCCCGCAGCCCCCCGAGCACTAGCACCTGCCCCGGGCCCGGCCCCCGTCCCAGGTCAGGttcctgggggcggggccacttGCCTGCAGGCTGGGGGCGCTGGCGCTCCAAGGCCGTCTCCACTGTCT gCGGCGCTGTTGAATTCCTTCCCGGCCATCTTTGACGAGCTGCTGCAGATGTTCACGGTGCAGGAAGTGGCCCAGTTGGTCCGCGGGACCCTGGGCAGTCTGCCCTCCACCGTCCACATGGGACAGTCCATGGACCTGGTCAAGCTGCAGGCCATCGCCCGGACCGTGGACAGCAAGCTCTTCTCCCTCCCAG AGTCCCGGCGGACCCTCCTCCCGGTGGTCCTGCACCACCTGCACCTGCACCTGAGGCAGCAGAAGGAGCTGCTGGTCTGCTCCGGGATCCTCAGCTCCATCTTCTCCATCATCAGGACCAGCGCCATG GGCGAATATGTGTCCTGCCTGCTGTCCCTCCTCCGCCAGATGACGGATGTCCACTTCCAGCACTTGATGGAGAACTTTCAGAGCAAGGAGGAGCTCAAG GAGTTCCTGCTGAAGatcctgtgtgtgttcaggaacctgatGAAGCTCAGCATCTTCCCCCGCGACTGGAACGTCATGAGGCTCCTCACGAGCAA CATCATCCTGACCACGGCCCAGTTCCTGTCTCCAGCACTGCACAAGAACTTCAGCGAGACCGACTTTGACTTCAAG GTGTGGAACTCCTACTTCAGCCTGGCGGTTCTGTACATCAACCAGCCGAGCCTCCAGCTGGAGAACTTGAGCGCCACCAAGAGGAAAAAGGTCTTAGACAA GTACGGCGACATGCGAGTCATGATGACCTACGACCTCTTCAGTATGTGGCAGAACCTCG GCGAGAACAAGATCCACTTCATCCCCGGGATGATCGGGCCCTTCCTGGGGGTGACGCTGGTCCCTCAGCTGGAGGTCCGGAACATCATGATCCCTATCTTCCACGACATGATGGACTGGGAGCAGCGCAAGAACGGGAACTTCAAACAG gtggaggcggagcttatCGACAAGCTGGACAGTTTAGTGTCGGAGGGGAAAGGAGACGAGAACTACCGAGAACTCTTCGGTTTGCT AACCCAGCTGTTTGGGCCCTACCCCAG TCTGCTGGAGAAGATCGAACAGGAGACGTGGAGGGAGACGGGGACGTCCTTCGTCACGTCGGTCACGCGTCTGATGGAGCGGCTGCTGGACTACCG cgactgCATGAAGGGAGACGAGACGGAGAACAAGAAGATGGGATGTACCGTCAACCTGCTG AACTTCTATAAATCAGAAATCAATAAGGAGGAGATGTACATCCGTTACATCCACAAGCTGTGTGACATGCACCTGCAGGCCGACAACTACaccg AGGCTGCCTTCACGCTGCTGCTCTACTGGGAGCTGCTGGCGTGGGAACAGCGCCCCCTGAAGGACCTCCTGCACTACCCCGCCCAGAGCGAGTGGCACCGCAAGGAGGGGCTGAGCCGCAAAGTAATCCATTACTTCAACAAGGGgaag TGCTGGGAGCTGGGCGTTCCTCTGTGCCGGGATCTGGCCTTCCAGTACGAGTCCCAGTACGACTACCAGAGTCTCAGCTGGATCCGG AAAATGGAGGCGTCGTACTACGACCACAtcctggagcagcagcgccTGGAGCCCGAGTTCTTCCGGGTCGGCTTCTACGGCAGGAAGTTCCCCTTCTTCCTCAGg AACAAAGAGTTCGTCTGCCGCGGCCACGACTACGAGAGGCTGGAGGCCTTCCAGCAAAGGATGCTGGGAGAATTCCCACAGGCCATCGCGATGCAACATCCCAACCAACCAGACGAGGCCATCCTGCAGTGTGACGCGCAGT ACCTCCAGATCTACGCCGTGACCCCGGTACCGGAGGGTGTTGGGGTTCTCCAGATGGACCGGGTCGCCGACCGCATCAAGAGCTTCTACCGGGTCAACAACGTGCGGCGCTTCCGCTACGACCGGCCCTTCCACAAGGGCCCCAAAGACCGGGACAACGAGTTCAAG AGTCTCTGGATCGAGAGGACCACGCTGACCCTCACACGCCCCCTGCCAGGGATCTCGCGCTGGTTCGAGGTGGACAAGAAGGAGGTG GTGGAGGTGAGTCCGTTGGAGAACGCCGTGTCGGTGGTGGAGAACAAGAACCAGGAGCTGCGGACTCTGATTGGACAGTACCAACACAAACAGCTCCAGGGGAACATCAACCTGCTCAGCATGACCCTCAACGGGGTCGTGGACGCCGCCGTCAACGGGGGCGTGGCCAGATACCAagag GCGTTCTTCGATAAGGACTTCATCAGCAGCCACCCTGAAGACACCGAGAAGATCACCCAGCTCAAGGACCTGATGCAGGAGCAG GTCCACATCCTGGGCGTGGGACTGGCCGTCCACGAGCAGCTGGTGCACCCAGAGATGCGTCCCCTGCACAAGAAGCTGGTGGACCAGTTCCAGATGATGAGGAGCAGCTTCTGCCAC GGTCTTCCTGCTCTGGACAGGGTGGCCCCCAGAGGGATGCTGGGCCCCCCCGGCCCCATGAGCCCcgagagcttcaagttcctgcACCGGCacag ccccGTTGCTCTGTGGACCCCGGTACGACCCCCCTCCTCCTGTGTCTCCAGTGAGGTGACCATGGGGGGTCTGCTGATCCTGTCTGACGGCGTCATGATGGAGACCCCCGACGACTTCTACCGGATGCAGGTAAAC GccagcccctcctcctccagccttAGCTCCACCCACTCTGCACCCTCCCAGATGatgagctccgccccctcaACCATCAGAG tgGGCTCCCCGTCTCTCCCTGACCGGTACCGACACACCCGTGAGACTCTGATGCTGCTGCCGCCGCAGCGGGAGCGCCCGAGCAGCGCCATGTACGACAACGGACAG CCAATGAACTTCCAGAGAGCGCTGTTCCACCAGGTGATTGGTCCGTGTAAACCCTGCAGCGACCCCAACCTGTCTGTGGCAGAGAAAG tccTGACCACGCCCAGCAGCTGGAGTCTGGACAGCGGCACCAGAGAGGCCCTCCCCTTCCTGTCTGCTCATGTGGGCGGAGTCATGGCGCCCCCCGTCCCCCCACGGAACCTCCCCCACG GCCAACTCCTGTCGATGCACTTTGACgctgtccagcagcagctcagcgACCTCCCTCCAGCTCTCCCCGCGCGCTCCTTAAGGAAG CCCCCCCTGCTCCCTATACCTGCCTCGCCCACCAGCCCCTCCATCCTGGATGGCAGTAGCTCCACCCTGTCAGGCAGCGCCAGCTCTGGAGTCTCCTCCCTCAGCGACCCCCCCGCCAGTCACACGGACACCCTGGAGTCCCCCCCCAGCAGCCAGGCATGGACCACTGACCAGGAAGACCCCCTCTACCAGCCGGTCAGATACAGCCCCCCCGAGGGGGCCCCGCCCTGTCCAAGCCAGTCCACAGGGTGCGTTGCCCCGCCCCTGGCTGGAGGCCCCCCCCCGGCCCCGGGTTTGGATGGActgcccccccatcaccaccacttCCACCCGCACTACCTCCCCCACCACCCGCCACTTTACCACCTCCACGAGCCCCCCCCGGCATTGCCCCCCAAGCCCTACCCCAGGGAGGGATGTATCCCCGAGGAGGATCCCcagtcagccccgcccccccccgtcccccgaCCAATGCCGCACAGCATCTACCAGCCCATCATGGCCCCCCCCAGGGAGGAGCATGCCAAGGTGGCGTGGGTACACGGCATGGGTGGGGAGTAG